Proteins encoded together in one Branchiostoma lanceolatum isolate klBraLanc5 chromosome 11, klBraLanc5.hap2, whole genome shotgun sequence window:
- the LOC136445401 gene encoding disabled homolog 1-like isoform X9 — protein MASTVKKGKKEPLTAEEKVKQYEGDGMVFKGKVIGIDDVEAARGDKMCQDSMNKLKLAVKASGAHKQRITISVSLQGLKIIDLASGAINHRHPVHKISFIARDVTDNRAFGWVFSPGEGQHKFFAIKTEKQSEAVVLSIRDLFQTVYNVKKAEMDKKKQAQQDGTTDPTNGESYYQLVDSETILLDGLCNEGYKDTSIEEHIYESVQSTKVKSPKKRRKDKGSPTNESSYDSSTGEPIYQGQLSSNHLNSNTLQLTACLPRVPTNKPVEQEGEAQPAVAEQNVEQTKAGAQVGNLLDLEEELQSLQTGIKDMDKLADLFAAQPNDPFSSPDSAANTPNKQQDLFGSPVAPANEILTPVGSSSLPGSSATTPGDDFLNSLLQPIKANQPLQPIPVNQSQPVLIPTPVNSQSQSKLQPSPSSHLSSVSLPPPPNSKSQLVLQSTPVNQSQSSLHSDTSSQSSGPSFPSLDSGSSKTSPERQIGVIRVLDDPFADSPFQQSDSFSSSSQSQSNPFSDSPFTVDRKEVVNGVSTTPVVNPFGGGDFSKPTSSFSTGGMISRETKTVFSTPVNKDLVKSDPFGDSFRVTSADSSTLATSAISTSFPESNESKDSERRGNQPPANQAFPIQQQIDPFGGSFTAPPAQQPAFSQAPMGFNQPQAGFGPGFGTAPMSSTMQSPPMMAQPGFASPAGFGASPFNSTTSSVGLNTAAIASPALNTAGQPLVRRPVEEPKKPDKVDPFADLLDYAADQDKKQMAPPDEGGVEGTSDAFSAYFGSAVGIEADEEAESKPPPSGPPPPLPGGDLAGPAPPPRPSANGMTGLTPTPAPRSAAGQQNGPASSDPFGFGNSFGDAPPKPTRAAAPPTAEADPFGLGSLNPTPATPAANPAPSNDPFGNEPFAPFDFGGGDSKNTAKQAPPKPDPFGLDPFTQQEPLYATVNKPPKNQ, from the exons ATGGCAAGCACAGTCAAGAAGGGCAAGAAGGAGCCCTTGACAGCGGAAGAAAAAGTGAAACAGTATGAAGGGGACGGGATGGTCTTCAAGGGCAAGGTGATAGGGATTGATGATGTAGAGGCGGCCAGGGGGGACAAGATGTGCCAGGATTCCATGAACAAGCTCAAG CTCGCAGTAAAGGCATCAGGAGCCCACAAGCAGCGCATCACAATCAGTGTGTCCCTTCAAGGCCTGAAGATCATAGACCTGGCTTCAGGA GCAATCAACCACCGGCACCCAGTGCACAAGATATCATTTATAGCGCGGGATGTGACGGATAACAGAGCCTTTGGCTGGGTCTTCAGCCCAGGGGAGGGGCAGCACAAGTTCTTTGCCATCAAGACGGAAAAACAG TCTGAAGCCGTAGTGCTGTCTATCCGAGACCTGTTCCAGACTGTGTACAACGTAAAGAAAGCAGAGATGGACAAGAAGAAACAAGCACAGCAAGATGGCACCACAGATCCCACCAATGGCGAAAGCTACTATCAG TTGGTAGACTCTGAAACAATACTGCTAGATGGGCTGTGTAATGAAGGTTACAAAGACACATCCATTGAGGAGCACATCTATGAG TCTGTCCAATCTACAAAGGTAAAAAGTCCAAAAAAGAGACGAAAAGACAAAGGAAGCCCTACAAATGAAAGCTCGTATGACTCTTCTACGGGAGAACCTATCTACCAG GGCCAGCTTTCATCCAACCACCTTAATAGCAACACGCTGCAACTTACTGCTTGCTTGCCTCGT GTTCCCACCAACAAGCCAGTAGAACAGGAAGGAGAAGCCCAGCCTGCAGTAGCAGAACAGAATGTAGAGCAAACCAAG GCTGGTGCACAGGTTGGCAATTTGCTGGATCTTGAAGAGGAGCTTCAGTCGCTGCAGACT GGAATCAAAGACATGGACAAGTTAGCTGATCTTTTTGCTGCCCAGCCCAACGATCCCTTCAGCAGTCCTGACTCTGCCGCGAACACTCCCAACAAACAACAGGATCTGTTCGGCTCTCCTGTGGCCCCAGCG AATGAAATtttgacccctgtggggtcatCTAGTCTCCCTGGCAGCTCGGCAACAACACCTGGTGATGATTTTCTCAACAGTCTGCTTCAACCAATCAAGGCCAATCAGCCTCTGCAACCCATACctgtcaaccaatcacagcCTGTCTTGATACCAACCCCTGTCAACAGCCAATCACAGTCCAAATTACAACCGAGTCCTTCCAGCCATCTGTCATCAGTctctctccctcctcctcctaATAGCAAATCACAGCTAGTCTTACAGTCGACTCCAGTTAACCAATCCCAGTCAAGTTTACATTCAGACACTAGCAGCCAATCGAGCGGACCCTCCTTCCCAAGTCTGGACTCTGGAAGCAGTAAAACGTCACCTGAGAGGCAAATTGGGGTCATCCGTGTTCTGGATGATCCGTTTGCAGATTCTCCTTTCCAACAGAGCGACTCATTTTCAAGTAGCAGCCAATCGCAGTCCAATCCGTTCAGTGACTCTCCTTTCACAGTAGATAGAAAAGAAGTTGTTAACGGAGTTTCAACAACTCCTGTAGTTAATCCTTTCGGAGGAGGTGATTTCTCCAAACCAACTTCATCCTTCAGCACAGGAGGGATGATCAGCAGGGAGACAAAAACTGTGTTTTCTACCCCTGTAAATAAGGACCTAGTAAAAAGTGACCCGTTCGGAGACTCCTTTAGAGTGACCTCTGCCGATTCGTCTACTCTAGCTACGTCAGCAATTTCTACAAGTTTCCCCGAGTCCAATGAATCCAAGGACAGTGAGAGACGG GGAAACCAGCCACCGGCAAACCAAGCCTTCCCCATCCAGCAGCAGATTGATCCATTTGGAGGATCCTTCACTGCACCACCTGCCCAGCAGCCTGCCTTCTCCCAGGCACCCATGGGCTTCAACCAGCCACAAGCAGGATTTGGCCCAGGCTTTGGTACCGCCCCGATGTCCAGCACCATGCAGTCCCCGCCAATGATGGCACAGCCCGGTTTCGCTAGTCCCGCTGGATTCGGGGCTTCTCCATTCAACAGCACCACGTCCTCGGTCGGGCTGAACACGGCAGCCATCGCCAGCCCGGCGCTCAACACGGCAGGACAGCCACTCGTCAGACGCCCTGTTGAGGAGCCAAAGAAGCCAGACAAAGTAGACCCATTCGCAGACTTGTTAGACTATGCCGCCGATCAAGACAAAAAGCAGATGGCGCCTCCCGACGAGGGTGGCGTGGAAGGAACGTCGGACGCCTTTTCTGCGTACTTCGGCTCGGCCGTAGGTATTGAGGCAGACGAGGAGGCGGAAAGCAAGCCCCCGCCCtccggcccccctcccccactacCAGGAGGCGACCTCGCCGGCCCTGCCCCACCACCAAGGCCATCAGCCAACGGGATGACAGGGCTCACCCCGACCCCAGCGCCCCGATCAGCAGCAGGGCAGCAGAACGGCCCAGCTTCATCAGATCCGTTCGGCTTCGGGAATTCGTTCGGAGATGCTCCCCCCAAACCAACCCGAGCGGCTGCCCCACCCACAGCAGAGGCAGATCCGTTCGGGTTAGGGTCGTTAAACCCGACCCCAGCAACACCCGCAGCGAACCCTGCACCCAGCAACGACCCGTTCGGAAACGAGCCTTTCGCACCATTCGACTTCGGAGGCGGCGACAGCAAAAATACTGCAAAG CAGGCACCACCAAAGCCTGATCCGTTTGGCCTGGACCCCTTTACACAGCAG GAGCCACTGTATGCCACAGTGAACAAGCCACCGAAGAACCAATGA
- the LOC136445401 gene encoding disabled homolog 1-like isoform X10, translating to MASTVKKGKKEPLTAEEKVKQYEGDGMVFKGKVIGIDDVEAARGDKMCQDSMNKLKLAVKASGAHKQRITISVSLQGLKIIDLASGAINHRHPVHKISFIARDVTDNRAFGWVFSPGEGQHKFFAIKTEKQSEAVVLSIRDLFQTVYNVKKAEMDKKKQAQQDGTTDPTNGESYYQLVDSETILLDGLCNEGYKDTSIEEHIYESVQSTKVKSPKKRRKDKGSPTNESSYDSSTGEPIYQGQLSSNHLNSNTLQLTACLPRVPTNKPVEQEGEAQPAVAEQNVEQTKAGAQVGNLLDLEEELQSLQTGIKDMDKLADLFAAQPNDPFSSPDSAANTPNKQQDLFGSPVAPAGNQPPANQAFPIQQQIDPFGGSFTAPPAQQPAFSQAPMGFNQPQAGFGPGFGTAPMSSTMQSPPMMAQPGFASPAGFGASPFNSTTSSVGLNTAAIASPALNTAGQPLVRRPVEEPKKPDKVDPFADLLDYAADQDKKQMAPPDEGGVEGTSDAFSAYFGSAVGIEADEEAESKPPPSGPPPPLPGGDLAGPAPPPRPSANGMTGLTPTPAPRSAAGQQNGPASSDPFGFGNSFGDAPPKPTRAAAPPTAEADPFGLGSLNPTPATPAANPAPSNDPFGNEPFAPFDFGGGDSKNTAKQAPPKPDPFGLDPFTQQEPLYATVNKPPKNQ from the exons ATGGCAAGCACAGTCAAGAAGGGCAAGAAGGAGCCCTTGACAGCGGAAGAAAAAGTGAAACAGTATGAAGGGGACGGGATGGTCTTCAAGGGCAAGGTGATAGGGATTGATGATGTAGAGGCGGCCAGGGGGGACAAGATGTGCCAGGATTCCATGAACAAGCTCAAG CTCGCAGTAAAGGCATCAGGAGCCCACAAGCAGCGCATCACAATCAGTGTGTCCCTTCAAGGCCTGAAGATCATAGACCTGGCTTCAGGA GCAATCAACCACCGGCACCCAGTGCACAAGATATCATTTATAGCGCGGGATGTGACGGATAACAGAGCCTTTGGCTGGGTCTTCAGCCCAGGGGAGGGGCAGCACAAGTTCTTTGCCATCAAGACGGAAAAACAG TCTGAAGCCGTAGTGCTGTCTATCCGAGACCTGTTCCAGACTGTGTACAACGTAAAGAAAGCAGAGATGGACAAGAAGAAACAAGCACAGCAAGATGGCACCACAGATCCCACCAATGGCGAAAGCTACTATCAG TTGGTAGACTCTGAAACAATACTGCTAGATGGGCTGTGTAATGAAGGTTACAAAGACACATCCATTGAGGAGCACATCTATGAG TCTGTCCAATCTACAAAGGTAAAAAGTCCAAAAAAGAGACGAAAAGACAAAGGAAGCCCTACAAATGAAAGCTCGTATGACTCTTCTACGGGAGAACCTATCTACCAG GGCCAGCTTTCATCCAACCACCTTAATAGCAACACGCTGCAACTTACTGCTTGCTTGCCTCGT GTTCCCACCAACAAGCCAGTAGAACAGGAAGGAGAAGCCCAGCCTGCAGTAGCAGAACAGAATGTAGAGCAAACCAAG GCTGGTGCACAGGTTGGCAATTTGCTGGATCTTGAAGAGGAGCTTCAGTCGCTGCAGACT GGAATCAAAGACATGGACAAGTTAGCTGATCTTTTTGCTGCCCAGCCCAACGATCCCTTCAGCAGTCCTGACTCTGCCGCGAACACTCCCAACAAACAACAGGATCTGTTCGGCTCTCCTGTGGCCCCAGCG GGAAACCAGCCACCGGCAAACCAAGCCTTCCCCATCCAGCAGCAGATTGATCCATTTGGAGGATCCTTCACTGCACCACCTGCCCAGCAGCCTGCCTTCTCCCAGGCACCCATGGGCTTCAACCAGCCACAAGCAGGATTTGGCCCAGGCTTTGGTACCGCCCCGATGTCCAGCACCATGCAGTCCCCGCCAATGATGGCACAGCCCGGTTTCGCTAGTCCCGCTGGATTCGGGGCTTCTCCATTCAACAGCACCACGTCCTCGGTCGGGCTGAACACGGCAGCCATCGCCAGCCCGGCGCTCAACACGGCAGGACAGCCACTCGTCAGACGCCCTGTTGAGGAGCCAAAGAAGCCAGACAAAGTAGACCCATTCGCAGACTTGTTAGACTATGCCGCCGATCAAGACAAAAAGCAGATGGCGCCTCCCGACGAGGGTGGCGTGGAAGGAACGTCGGACGCCTTTTCTGCGTACTTCGGCTCGGCCGTAGGTATTGAGGCAGACGAGGAGGCGGAAAGCAAGCCCCCGCCCtccggcccccctcccccactacCAGGAGGCGACCTCGCCGGCCCTGCCCCACCACCAAGGCCATCAGCCAACGGGATGACAGGGCTCACCCCGACCCCAGCGCCCCGATCAGCAGCAGGGCAGCAGAACGGCCCAGCTTCATCAGATCCGTTCGGCTTCGGGAATTCGTTCGGAGATGCTCCCCCCAAACCAACCCGAGCGGCTGCCCCACCCACAGCAGAGGCAGATCCGTTCGGGTTAGGGTCGTTAAACCCGACCCCAGCAACACCCGCAGCGAACCCTGCACCCAGCAACGACCCGTTCGGAAACGAGCCTTTCGCACCATTCGACTTCGGAGGCGGCGACAGCAAAAATACTGCAAAG CAGGCACCACCAAAGCCTGATCCGTTTGGCCTGGACCCCTTTACACAGCAG GAGCCACTGTATGCCACAGTGAACAAGCCACCGAAGAACCAATGA
- the LOC136445401 gene encoding nuclear pore complex protein DDB_G0274915-like isoform X5 produces the protein MASTVKKGKKEPLTAEEKVKQYEGDGMVFKGKVIGIDDVEAARGDKMCQDSMNKLKLAVKASGAHKQRITISVSLQGLKIIDLASGAINHRHPVHKISFIARDVTDNRAFGWVFSPGEGQHKFFAIKTEKQSEAVVLSIRDLFQTVYNVKKAEMDKKKQAQQDGTTDPTNGESYYQLVDSETILLDGLCNEGYKDTSIEEHIYESVQSTKVKSPKKRRKDKGSPTNESSYDSSTGEPIYQVPTNKPVEQEGEAQPAVAEQNVEQTKAGAQVGNLLDLEEELQSLQTGIKDMDKLADLFAAQPNDPFSSPDSAANTPNKQQDLFGSPVAPARKRSGLSPWASTPVLNTASPNLTPYQKPSFGLFSTTEFIQKDKAAFDRDKFVERWKLSLNNDSLFRKNKRQLGSNSDIARSRPKSRNSMKIQDWQSFEDPIATSTVNEDSFDTPVKTTTNAPVKEPTHTAVSSSIVPTPSRPVTSAISTFEKTHFNGSTPTLLSENSNIPQSHPTKHTYKPQTGSEGRLSNKPKFNPFAQEPDNEALRTRSSTPTPEVSRERMLSSSTIKSPVSPDWVDPFAAYQETPKAATPSSEYDQFLFDKARLELIKSIHKDKPPEPLPVSGNPFRSSLGTLDDVPETCEMEAILEKPENPFNPFRKADSQDSASETVAPQAPTRRRRTSPGLKRSQSLVTLNEILTPVGSSSLPGSSATTPGDDFLNSLLQPIKANQPLQPIPVNQSQPVLIPTPVNSQSQSKLQPSPSSHLSSVSLPPPPNSKSQLVLQSTPVNQSQSSLHSDTSSQSSGPSFPSLDSGSSKTSPERQIGVIRVLDDPFADSPFQQSDSFSSSSQSQSNPFSDSPFTVDRKEVVNGVSTTPVVNPFGGGDFSKPTSSFSTGGMISRETKTVFSTPVNKDLVKSDPFGDSFRVTSADSSTLATSAISTSFPESNESKDSERRGNQPPANQAFPIQQQIDPFGGSFTAPPAQQPAFSQAPMGFNQPQAGFGPGFGTAPMSSTMQSPPMMAQPGFASPAGFGASPFNSTTSSVGLNTAAIASPALNTAGQPLVRRPVEEPKKPDKVDPFADLLDYAADQDKKQMAPPDEGGVEGTSDAFSAYFGSAVGIEADEEAESKPPPSGPPPPLPGGDLAGPAPPPRPSANGMTGLTPTPAPRSAAGQQNGPASSDPFGFGNSFGDAPPKPTRAAAPPTAEADPFGLGSLNPTPATPAANPAPSNDPFGNEPFAPFDFGGGDSKNTAKQAPPKPDPFGLDPFTQQEPLYATVNKPPKNQ, from the exons ATGGCAAGCACAGTCAAGAAGGGCAAGAAGGAGCCCTTGACAGCGGAAGAAAAAGTGAAACAGTATGAAGGGGACGGGATGGTCTTCAAGGGCAAGGTGATAGGGATTGATGATGTAGAGGCGGCCAGGGGGGACAAGATGTGCCAGGATTCCATGAACAAGCTCAAG CTCGCAGTAAAGGCATCAGGAGCCCACAAGCAGCGCATCACAATCAGTGTGTCCCTTCAAGGCCTGAAGATCATAGACCTGGCTTCAGGA GCAATCAACCACCGGCACCCAGTGCACAAGATATCATTTATAGCGCGGGATGTGACGGATAACAGAGCCTTTGGCTGGGTCTTCAGCCCAGGGGAGGGGCAGCACAAGTTCTTTGCCATCAAGACGGAAAAACAG TCTGAAGCCGTAGTGCTGTCTATCCGAGACCTGTTCCAGACTGTGTACAACGTAAAGAAAGCAGAGATGGACAAGAAGAAACAAGCACAGCAAGATGGCACCACAGATCCCACCAATGGCGAAAGCTACTATCAG TTGGTAGACTCTGAAACAATACTGCTAGATGGGCTGTGTAATGAAGGTTACAAAGACACATCCATTGAGGAGCACATCTATGAG TCTGTCCAATCTACAAAGGTAAAAAGTCCAAAAAAGAGACGAAAAGACAAAGGAAGCCCTACAAATGAAAGCTCGTATGACTCTTCTACGGGAGAACCTATCTACCAG GTTCCCACCAACAAGCCAGTAGAACAGGAAGGAGAAGCCCAGCCTGCAGTAGCAGAACAGAATGTAGAGCAAACCAAG GCTGGTGCACAGGTTGGCAATTTGCTGGATCTTGAAGAGGAGCTTCAGTCGCTGCAGACT GGAATCAAAGACATGGACAAGTTAGCTGATCTTTTTGCTGCCCAGCCCAACGATCCCTTCAGCAGTCCTGACTCTGCCGCGAACACTCCCAACAAACAACAGGATCTGTTCGGCTCTCCTGTGGCCCCAGCG AGGAAACGGTCGGGGCTGAGTCCGTGGGCTTCTACCCCTGTCCTCAATACTGCATCACCAAACCTAACACCCTACCAAAAACCCTCCTTCGGCCTCTTTTCTACCACTGAATTTATCCAGAAAGATAAAGCTGCCTTTGACAGGGACAAGTTTGTGGAAAGGTGGAAGTTATCTTTAAATAACGACTCCTTATTCAGGAAAAACAAAAGGCAGCTTGGCTCTAATAGTGACATTGCTAGGAGTAGACCTAAGAGTAGAAATAGTATGAAAATACAGGATTGGCAGTCCTTTGAGGACCCTATAGCTACCTCAACAGTAAACGAAGACAGTTTTGATACTCCTGTAAAGACTACAACAAATGCTCCAGTGAAAGAACCAACACATACAGCTGTTTCTAGTTCTATAGTGCCAACGCCCTCTCGTCCTGTTACAAGTGCAATATCAACTTTTGAGAAAACCCATTTTAATGGAAGTACTCCAACATTGTTGTCAGAGAATAGCAATATTCCACAAAGCCATCCAACAAAACACACGTACAAACCTCAGACTGGGTCAGAAGGAAGATTAAGCAATAAGCCTAAGTTCAACCCTTTTGCTCAAGAGCCCGATAATGAAGCACTGAGAACACGTAGCAGCACACCAACACCTGAGGTTTCAAGGGAACGTATGTTGTCATCTAGTACTATAAAATCTCCTGTAAGTCCAGACTGGGTTGATCCGTTTGCAGCTTATCAAGAAACGCCTAAGGCAGCTACGCCATCTAGTGAGTATGACCAGTTCTTGTTCGACAAGGCTCGTTTGGAGTTGATCAAATCTATCCACAAAGACAAACCACCAGAGCCACTGCCCGTGTCAGGAAACCCCTTCAGATCCTCTCTTGGCACCTTGGATGACGTGCCAGAAACATGTGAAATGGAGGCTATCCTGGAAAAGCCAGAGAACCCGTTCAATCCGTTCCGTAAGGCAGATAGCCAGGACTCAGCCTCGGAAACCGTTGCACCGCAGGCTCCGACGCGGCGGCGCAGGACCTCCCCAGGGTTGAAGAGATCGCAGAGTCTCGTGACGCTG AATGAAATtttgacccctgtggggtcatCTAGTCTCCCTGGCAGCTCGGCAACAACACCTGGTGATGATTTTCTCAACAGTCTGCTTCAACCAATCAAGGCCAATCAGCCTCTGCAACCCATACctgtcaaccaatcacagcCTGTCTTGATACCAACCCCTGTCAACAGCCAATCACAGTCCAAATTACAACCGAGTCCTTCCAGCCATCTGTCATCAGTctctctccctcctcctcctaATAGCAAATCACAGCTAGTCTTACAGTCGACTCCAGTTAACCAATCCCAGTCAAGTTTACATTCAGACACTAGCAGCCAATCGAGCGGACCCTCCTTCCCAAGTCTGGACTCTGGAAGCAGTAAAACGTCACCTGAGAGGCAAATTGGGGTCATCCGTGTTCTGGATGATCCGTTTGCAGATTCTCCTTTCCAACAGAGCGACTCATTTTCAAGTAGCAGCCAATCGCAGTCCAATCCGTTCAGTGACTCTCCTTTCACAGTAGATAGAAAAGAAGTTGTTAACGGAGTTTCAACAACTCCTGTAGTTAATCCTTTCGGAGGAGGTGATTTCTCCAAACCAACTTCATCCTTCAGCACAGGAGGGATGATCAGCAGGGAGACAAAAACTGTGTTTTCTACCCCTGTAAATAAGGACCTAGTAAAAAGTGACCCGTTCGGAGACTCCTTTAGAGTGACCTCTGCCGATTCGTCTACTCTAGCTACGTCAGCAATTTCTACAAGTTTCCCCGAGTCCAATGAATCCAAGGACAGTGAGAGACGG GGAAACCAGCCACCGGCAAACCAAGCCTTCCCCATCCAGCAGCAGATTGATCCATTTGGAGGATCCTTCACTGCACCACCTGCCCAGCAGCCTGCCTTCTCCCAGGCACCCATGGGCTTCAACCAGCCACAAGCAGGATTTGGCCCAGGCTTTGGTACCGCCCCGATGTCCAGCACCATGCAGTCCCCGCCAATGATGGCACAGCCCGGTTTCGCTAGTCCCGCTGGATTCGGGGCTTCTCCATTCAACAGCACCACGTCCTCGGTCGGGCTGAACACGGCAGCCATCGCCAGCCCGGCGCTCAACACGGCAGGACAGCCACTCGTCAGACGCCCTGTTGAGGAGCCAAAGAAGCCAGACAAAGTAGACCCATTCGCAGACTTGTTAGACTATGCCGCCGATCAAGACAAAAAGCAGATGGCGCCTCCCGACGAGGGTGGCGTGGAAGGAACGTCGGACGCCTTTTCTGCGTACTTCGGCTCGGCCGTAGGTATTGAGGCAGACGAGGAGGCGGAAAGCAAGCCCCCGCCCtccggcccccctcccccactacCAGGAGGCGACCTCGCCGGCCCTGCCCCACCACCAAGGCCATCAGCCAACGGGATGACAGGGCTCACCCCGACCCCAGCGCCCCGATCAGCAGCAGGGCAGCAGAACGGCCCAGCTTCATCAGATCCGTTCGGCTTCGGGAATTCGTTCGGAGATGCTCCCCCCAAACCAACCCGAGCGGCTGCCCCACCCACAGCAGAGGCAGATCCGTTCGGGTTAGGGTCGTTAAACCCGACCCCAGCAACACCCGCAGCGAACCCTGCACCCAGCAACGACCCGTTCGGAAACGAGCCTTTCGCACCATTCGACTTCGGAGGCGGCGACAGCAAAAATACTGCAAAG CAGGCACCACCAAAGCCTGATCCGTTTGGCCTGGACCCCTTTACACAGCAG GAGCCACTGTATGCCACAGTGAACAAGCCACCGAAGAACCAATGA